One Anastrepha obliqua isolate idAnaObli1 chromosome 6, idAnaObli1_1.0, whole genome shotgun sequence DNA window includes the following coding sequences:
- the LOC129250273 gene encoding uncharacterized protein LOC129250273: MDVMDQLICTELRKGPAGAPMAQLTVFGWTLFGSVNRSEPDMPRLQSLHCDVHLDRALNKLWELEEAPQKTYLTHEERYCEDHFETTHRREPNGLFVVELPLKPDVALGESRNFAIRNLLRLERRLACDSDLRLRYNEFMNELIDMKHMQVTSETMNPTYYMPHHPVLKESSTTTKLRVVFNASTKSASGNSWNDALSIGPQLQEDLYSILLRFRTHRYAVTADVAKMYRQICVSLKHADLQRIVWRSHPSLPIQDFRMVRVTYGVAAASHLAVRSLQQTARDSSNGCARAISVILKDFYMDDPLTGASSKEELRLLQQNISEILREGGFELRKWASNCAELIASISNASTNISHYIVDDKDVHALGLIWNTEGDYLTFTINLREPPVKLTKRMFLSDASTLFDPLGLLAPATINSKIWFQDIWRTKVGWDDIIPESIATKWLAHRIELEQLAHLKVNRWFGTEVAGSFTQLHVFADASKRAYAAVLYAEQHKATVALLCH; encoded by the coding sequence ATGGACGTTATGGATCAACTGATCTGTACAGAACTTCGTAAGGGTCCAGCTGGAGCTCCTATGGCTCAATTGACGGTCTTTGGGTGGACTCTTTTTGGAAGCGTGAATAGATCTGAGCCTGATATGCCACGCTTACAGTCGTTACATTGCGATGTTCATTTGGATCGAGCATTGAACAAGTTATGGGAGTTAGAGGAAGCTCCGCAAAAAACGTATCTTACGCATGAGGAGCGTTACTGTGAAGACCATTTTGAAACAACGCATCGAAGGGAACCTAACGGACTGTTTGTCGTCGAATTGCCGCTGAAGCCCGATGTAGCTCTGGGAGAGTCGCGAAACTTTGCTATCCGGAATTTGTTACGACTTGAAAGAAGACTCGCTTGTGACTCCGATCTTCGTTTACGCTACAATGAATTCATGAATGAACTCATTGACATGAAACATATGCAGGTCACGTCAGAGACTATGAATCCAACGTATTATATGCCTCATCATCCAGTTTTAAAGGAAAGTAGTACCACGACCAAATTGAGGGTTGTATTTAACGCGTCCACAAAATCGGCTTCCGGAAATTCGTGGAATGACGCATTATCTATAGGACCTCAATTACAGGAAGATTTATACTCCATCTTACTTCGCTTTAGAACACACCGCTATGCTGTAACGGCAGATGTCGCCAAAATGTATCGTCAAATCTGCGTATCCTTAAAACACGCCGATTTGCAACGCATCGTATGGCGTAGCCACCCATCCCTGCCTATCCAAGATTTTCGCATGGTTCGCGTAACGTACGGAGTGGCAGCTGCGTCTCATCTAGCTGTCCGATCACTTCAACAGACGGCAAGAGATTCGTCGaatggttgtgctagggctattaGTGTTATTCTCAAGGATTTTTACATGGATGATCCACTTACTGGTGCATCTAGTAAAGAAGAACTTCGATTATTGCAAcaaaatatttccgaaatatTGAGGGAAGGGGGGTTTGAACTTCGTAAGTGGGCATCGAACTGCGCTGAACTAATCGCAAGCATTTCCAATGCATCTACGAACATATCACATTATATTGTCGACGATAAGGACGTTCACGCTTTAGGTCTTATCTGGAACACAGAAGGAGACTACCTCACGTTTACTATTAACTTGAGGGAACCGCCAGTTAAGTTGACCAAGCGCATGTTTCTATCAGATGCAAGTACGCTCTTCGATCCTTTGGGCCTACTTGCTCCCGCtactataaattcaaaaatttggtttcaagaCATATGGCGCACTAAGGTAGGTTGGGATGATATCATTCCTGAGTCTATCGCAACGAAGTGGTTGGCGCATCGCATAGAACTCGAGCAATTGGCACATTTGAAGGTGAACCGTTGGTTTGGTACTGAAGTAGCTGGGTCATTTACGCAATTGCACGTATTCGCAGATGCGTCCAAGCGTGCTTACGCCGCCGTTTTGTATGCAGAACAACACAAAGCGACGGTAGCATTACTGTGTCATTAA